Proteins co-encoded in one Sphingopyxis sp. BE259 genomic window:
- the proS gene encoding proline--tRNA ligase → MVKHALSVTRQADFAAWYQDVIAEADLAEESGVRGCMVIKPWGYGIWERIQTVMDAAIKDAGVQNCYFPLFIPLSFFEKEADHVDGFAKEMAVVTHHRLIGDGKGKLIPDPEAKLEEPLIVRPTSETVIGAAMSRWVQSWRDLPLKVNQWANVVRWEMRTRMFLRTSEFLWQEGHTAHADKDDAMAETLRALEMYRAFAEDVLAMPVVAGEKPENERFPGAVATYSIEAMMQDGKALQAGTSHYLGTGFAEAAGIRYQDKDGGHSLCHTTSWGVSTRMIGGVIMTHGDDDGLRCPPRIAPHQIVIVPMLRDNDEDAAILDYCRGIETELKALDAFREPVRVLLDAGANKAQTKRWGWVKKGAPIILEIGPRDMAGGNVAVIRRDRLYKDDGKLNAAFIAKGDFVAEAVAMLEDIQASLHAEAKQRLDANIRRDVSDLTAHFKGDDKFVGWVEVQWARPTGAGLDKIVEQLKALKLTMRNTPLDAAPADGNCFFTGEPAVERVLIGRTY, encoded by the coding sequence ATGGTCAAACATGCGCTTAGCGTAACCCGGCAGGCCGATTTCGCGGCTTGGTATCAGGATGTCATTGCCGAAGCCGACCTCGCCGAAGAGTCCGGAGTTCGCGGCTGCATGGTGATCAAGCCGTGGGGCTATGGCATCTGGGAACGCATCCAGACGGTCATGGACGCCGCGATCAAGGATGCCGGGGTCCAGAATTGCTATTTCCCGCTGTTCATCCCCTTGAGCTTCTTTGAGAAGGAAGCCGATCATGTCGATGGTTTTGCAAAGGAAATGGCGGTCGTCACTCACCACCGCCTGATCGGCGACGGCAAGGGCAAGCTGATCCCCGATCCCGAGGCGAAGCTGGAGGAACCGCTGATCGTCCGCCCGACGTCGGAGACGGTGATCGGCGCCGCGATGAGCCGCTGGGTGCAAAGCTGGCGCGATCTGCCGCTGAAGGTCAATCAATGGGCCAATGTCGTGCGCTGGGAAATGCGGACCCGCATGTTCCTGCGCACCAGCGAATTTCTGTGGCAGGAAGGCCATACCGCGCATGCCGACAAGGATGACGCGATGGCCGAAACGCTGCGCGCGCTCGAAATGTACCGCGCCTTCGCCGAAGATGTGCTGGCGATGCCCGTTGTCGCGGGCGAAAAGCCCGAGAACGAGCGTTTTCCCGGCGCGGTCGCAACCTATTCGATCGAAGCGATGATGCAGGATGGCAAGGCGTTGCAGGCCGGGACGTCGCATTACCTCGGCACCGGCTTCGCCGAGGCCGCGGGCATCCGCTACCAGGACAAGGACGGCGGCCACAGCCTGTGCCACACGACCAGCTGGGGCGTGTCGACGCGAATGATCGGTGGCGTCATCATGACGCATGGCGACGACGACGGCCTGCGCTGCCCGCCGCGCATCGCGCCGCACCAGATCGTCATCGTGCCGATGCTGCGCGACAATGACGAGGACGCCGCGATCCTCGATTATTGCCGCGGCATCGAAACCGAATTGAAGGCGCTCGATGCGTTTCGCGAACCCGTGCGGGTGCTGCTCGACGCGGGTGCCAACAAGGCGCAGACCAAGCGCTGGGGCTGGGTCAAGAAGGGCGCGCCGATCATCCTCGAGATCGGTCCGCGCGACATGGCGGGCGGCAACGTCGCGGTGATCCGCCGCGACCGGCTGTACAAGGACGATGGCAAGCTCAATGCGGCGTTCATCGCGAAGGGTGATTTTGTCGCCGAAGCGGTGGCGATGCTGGAGGACATCCAGGCGAGCCTGCACGCCGAGGCCAAACAGCGTCTCGACGCCAATATCCGCCGCGACGTCAGCGATCTCACCGCCCATTTCAAAGGCGACGACAAATTTGTGGGCTGGGTGGAAGTGCAATGGGCGCGTCCGACGGGCGCCGGGCTCGACAAGATCGTCGAGCAACTCAAGGCGCTCAAGCTGACGATGCGCAACACCCCCCTCGACGCCGCACCCGCCGACGGCAATTGCTTCTTCACCGGCGAGCCCGCCGTCGAACGCGTGCTCATCGGGCGGACTTATTAA
- the phaR gene encoding polyhydroxyalkanoate synthesis repressor PhaR, with translation MAKSKTTADDGVVTIKKYANRRLYDTERSCYITLEDLGAMVRDGREFRVVDAKSGDDITHNVLTQIIMDEETRGETLLPVNFLRHLIGMYGDKMQSMVPQYLEASMTAFRKNQQDVRAAFDGVLGSNPLAELTRRNMEMFQQAAGAFIPGAGASKAKDAEIAALKAEVAALKAELANK, from the coding sequence ATGGCAAAGTCCAAGACGACGGCGGACGACGGCGTCGTCACGATCAAGAAATACGCCAACCGGCGGCTCTATGATACCGAACGCAGCTGCTACATCACGCTCGAAGATTTGGGTGCGATGGTTCGCGATGGCCGCGAATTCCGGGTTGTCGATGCCAAGAGCGGCGACGATATCACGCATAATGTGCTGACGCAGATAATAATGGACGAGGAAACGCGCGGCGAAACGTTGCTGCCGGTCAATTTCCTGCGCCACCTGATCGGCATGTATGGTGACAAGATGCAGTCGATGGTTCCGCAATATCTGGAAGCGTCGATGACCGCGTTCCGCAAGAACCAGCAGGATGTCCGTGCCGCATTCGACGGCGTGCTCGGGTCGAACCCGCTCGCCGAACTGACCCGCCGCAATATGGAGATGTTCCAACAGGCCGCGGGTGCCTTCATTCCAGGCGCCGGAGCCAGCAAGGCAAAAGACGCCGAGATTGCCGCGCTCAAGGCCGAAGTGGCCGCGCTCAAGGCGGAGCTCGCCAACAAGTAA
- a CDS encoding TonB-dependent receptor domain-containing protein, protein MAISVSQPVFAQETPANSTDCVDANADGVCDTDQTTAQGSDIVVTGSRIRRDEFSTVEPITVVTSEEITQGGFNSAADALQSSEVTAGAGQINNFYGGFVTAGGTGANTLGLRNLGPARTLIMLNGRRLAPAGTRGNVLAADLNVLPTAIIDRIEVLKAGASSVYGSDAVAGVVNIITDAKVRGLTIDAQVNVPEVGAGVDRRVAATFGFGTDRLNIIGSLEYRKRDALRLNDVDFTSCPIPGFKLDAGSPFGSDDPFPLGDPRNCFTIDNGGVTINTLGLPNRSGIGRTSGAPGIFNRFVPSAGAGGGTPGYLGVGTYDRDSFDPASQEEELITPVETYTGFLSGTYDVGGLGNAQVYGELLATRRKSSSLLYRQLSLDYLQNSPLVPIEFRSGVFANPTNTSSGQNIAARAFIGFGLTDSSQKVDYVRAGGGLRGDFFLPGWRYDAYVGKSWTDGTYEQDSFLIDRLAFATDVVQLPNGTIQCRSQASNPSCVAAPPLNAATIGGQLPQAFRDYILVNTIGTTKFRESTAIFNIDGPIFSLPGGDVQLALGAEYRKQRIDDTPDDNAIRGNLLGLTAGTPTRGSDNVKEVFGEIFVPILADRPFFHNVNLNASIRYTDYASYGSDITYKVAGEWEFFRGFGIRGSYGTSYRAPALSEQFLGATSGFIAAGNDPCDADNFPRANGQPNPGAYTPAQQQRAANCATIGLNVATFQQNNGITSFTRGGAETGLSAETSRNWSVGAVVQPRISSTTTLALALDYFDIKVSNGVSALSGTTILNRCYNDVDFNANEGFCRFVTRDANNILSVTSGFVNLSEDIVKGYEFSGRFATDLFGGRFTFNANVTKYTEQSDRTFPEEILLDANGTTNVPDWVGNFDATYRTGATTFRYGVSWFDSSSGTAEYNQTSRTTGVVNQAAVDQLNEFYQIEVPDYFLHSASVQFDIADNFEMTLGVRNLFDKQPPKITVYYTTIGNAPLYSGYDYTGRQWFINTNFKF, encoded by the coding sequence GTGGCTATTTCCGTTTCGCAGCCAGTTTTTGCTCAGGAAACGCCTGCCAATTCCACCGACTGCGTCGACGCCAACGCTGATGGCGTCTGTGATACCGATCAGACGACCGCGCAGGGTTCGGACATCGTCGTTACCGGCTCGCGCATTCGCCGCGACGAGTTTTCGACCGTCGAACCGATCACCGTCGTGACCTCGGAAGAAATCACCCAGGGTGGTTTCAACAGCGCGGCTGACGCGCTGCAGAGCTCGGAAGTCACCGCTGGTGCCGGGCAGATCAACAACTTCTATGGTGGCTTCGTCACCGCAGGCGGCACCGGCGCCAACACGCTCGGCCTGCGCAACCTGGGTCCGGCCCGCACGCTCATCATGCTCAACGGTCGCCGCCTGGCACCGGCTGGTACGCGCGGCAACGTGCTTGCCGCCGATCTTAACGTGCTGCCGACCGCGATCATCGACCGTATCGAAGTCCTGAAGGCGGGTGCGTCGTCGGTCTATGGTTCGGACGCCGTCGCCGGCGTGGTCAACATCATTACCGACGCCAAGGTGCGCGGCCTGACCATCGATGCGCAGGTCAACGTTCCCGAAGTCGGCGCCGGCGTCGATCGCCGCGTTGCCGCGACCTTTGGTTTCGGCACCGATCGCCTGAACATCATCGGCTCGCTCGAGTATCGCAAGCGCGATGCCCTGCGTCTGAATGACGTCGATTTCACCAGCTGCCCGATCCCCGGTTTCAAGCTCGATGCCGGATCGCCCTTTGGTTCGGACGATCCGTTCCCGCTCGGCGACCCGCGCAACTGCTTTACGATCGATAACGGCGGCGTGACCATTAACACGCTCGGCCTGCCGAACCGCTCGGGGATCGGCCGCACCAGCGGTGCGCCAGGCATCTTCAACCGCTTCGTGCCTTCCGCTGGCGCTGGCGGCGGCACCCCTGGCTATCTGGGCGTCGGCACCTACGACCGTGACTCGTTCGATCCGGCGAGCCAGGAAGAAGAGCTGATTACCCCGGTCGAAACCTACACCGGGTTCCTGTCGGGCACCTATGATGTGGGTGGTTTGGGCAATGCGCAGGTCTATGGCGAACTGCTCGCGACCCGCCGCAAATCGTCTTCGCTGCTCTATCGCCAGCTCTCGCTCGATTATTTGCAGAACAGCCCGCTGGTTCCGATCGAATTCCGCAGCGGCGTGTTCGCCAACCCGACCAACACGTCGAGCGGCCAGAACATTGCGGCTCGCGCCTTCATCGGTTTCGGCCTGACCGATTCGTCGCAGAAGGTCGATTATGTTCGCGCCGGCGGCGGTCTGCGCGGTGACTTCTTCCTGCCCGGATGGCGCTATGACGCCTATGTCGGCAAGTCGTGGACCGACGGCACATACGAGCAGGATTCGTTCCTGATCGACCGCCTCGCTTTCGCAACCGACGTGGTGCAATTGCCGAACGGCACGATCCAGTGCCGCAGCCAGGCATCGAACCCGAGCTGCGTCGCCGCTCCGCCGCTGAATGCCGCCACGATCGGTGGTCAGCTGCCGCAAGCGTTCCGCGATTACATCCTGGTAAACACGATCGGCACCACCAAGTTCCGCGAATCGACCGCAATCTTCAACATCGACGGTCCGATCTTCTCCCTGCCCGGCGGCGACGTGCAGCTGGCACTGGGTGCGGAATATCGCAAGCAGCGTATCGACGATACGCCCGATGACAACGCGATCCGCGGCAATCTGCTCGGCCTCACCGCCGGCACGCCGACGCGCGGTTCGGACAACGTCAAGGAAGTGTTCGGCGAAATCTTCGTCCCGATCCTTGCCGACCGTCCGTTCTTCCACAACGTCAACCTGAACGCATCGATCCGCTACACCGACTATGCGTCCTATGGCAGCGACATCACCTACAAGGTTGCTGGCGAATGGGAGTTCTTCCGCGGTTTCGGTATCCGTGGCAGCTATGGCACGTCCTACCGCGCTCCGGCGCTGTCGGAACAGTTCCTGGGTGCGACCAGCGGCTTCATCGCCGCGGGTAACGATCCTTGCGATGCTGACAACTTCCCGCGGGCCAACGGCCAGCCGAACCCGGGTGCCTACACCCCGGCGCAGCAACAGCGGGCGGCCAACTGCGCCACCATCGGCCTCAACGTCGCGACGTTCCAGCAGAACAACGGCATCACGTCGTTCACCCGCGGTGGTGCGGAAACCGGGCTGTCGGCGGAAACGTCGCGCAACTGGTCGGTCGGTGCTGTTGTCCAGCCTCGGATCTCCAGCACGACGACGCTGGCGCTGGCGCTCGACTATTTCGACATCAAGGTGTCGAACGGCGTGTCGGCTCTGAGCGGCACGACGATCCTCAACCGTTGCTACAATGACGTCGATTTCAACGCCAACGAGGGCTTCTGCCGCTTCGTTACGCGTGACGCCAACAACATCCTTTCGGTGACCAGCGGGTTCGTGAACCTGTCGGAAGACATCGTGAAGGGTTATGAATTCTCGGGCCGGTTCGCGACGGATCTGTTCGGTGGTCGGTTCACGTTCAACGCGAACGTGACGAAATACACCGAACAGTCGGACCGCACTTTCCCCGAAGAAATCCTGTTGGACGCCAACGGCACCACCAACGTCCCGGATTGGGTCGGCAACTTCGATGCGACCTATCGCACCGGCGCGACGACTTTCCGTTACGGCGTGTCGTGGTTCGACAGCAGCAGCGGCACCGCTGAGTACAACCAGACGAGCCGCACCACGGGTGTCGTGAACCAGGCCGCGGTTGATCAGCTCAACGAATTCTACCAGATCGAAGTGCCGGATTATTTCCTGCACAGCGCATCGGTGCAGTTCGATATTGCCGACAACTTCGAAATGACCCTCGGCGTGCGTAACCTGTTCGACAAGCAGCCGCCGAAGATCACCGTGTATTACACGACGATCGGCAACGCTCCGCTTTACTCGGGCTATGACTACACCGGCCGTCAGTGGTTCATTAACACGAACTTCAAGTTCTGA